The Clostridia bacterium genome includes the window GGATGCCCCGGGCAGACCGCGAACAGCGGATCCCAGAACTCCTGGAATATGTAGGTTTGGTCCACCGGGCAGGTGACCGGGTGCAAGACTATTCCGGCGGGATGGCCCGGCGGCTTCTCATCGCGCGGGCCCTTGTCCACCGGCCGCCTATTCTTTTCTTGGACGAACCTACGGTAGGGCTCGACCCGCAGACCCGGCGGAAGATCTGGGATCTGATCCAGATCATGAACCGTGACGGTATGACGGTCTTCCTAACCACCCACTATATCGAGGAGGCGGAGAGCCTCTGCCACCAGGTAGGGATCATTGACCATGGGAAGCTGATCGCGCTGGGGACACCGCGGGAACTCAAAGAGCGGCTGGGTGCCTTCTGCGTGGAGTTTTTTGGCGGGGAGGGGACGCGCCGGGTTTTCTTCCCCACGCGCCAGGACGCCAAGGCCTATGCCAGCGCCCTGAGCGGGGACATCACCGTCCGGCGCACGAGCCTGGAGGACGTCTTCGTGGAACTCACCGGGCGCGAAATCCAGGGAGGGTAGATGAG containing:
- a CDS encoding ABC transporter ATP-binding protein, coding for MKGGTEVIQEKRSAATARLPLPELPDPFTEIALQEAALAVCNVVKRYGPVTAVDGVSFAVRRGEIFGLLGPNGAGKTTLVRMLTTLTRPTAGELFVGGESVSKNPVAVKKLIGVVPQVNNLERELTGRENLVLHALLHRMPRADREQRIPELLEYVGLVHRAGDRVQDYSGGMARRLLIARALVHRPPILFLDEPTVGLDPQTRRKIWDLIQIMNRDGMTVFLTTHYIEEAESLCHQVGIIDHGKLIALGTPRELKERLGAFCVEFFGGEGTRRVFFPTRQDAKAYASALSGDITVRRTSLEDVFVELTGREIQGG